Genomic DNA from Brienomyrus brachyistius isolate T26 chromosome 22, BBRACH_0.4, whole genome shotgun sequence:
AGAGGAGGTGGACTGAAGCCAGACCATGGATCTTGGGACAAAGTTTGGCCAACTTGAGAGCTGATTGGCCAGGTCCAGCTACCCACATATGAGATTTGATTGGCCAGGGCTCTGTGTCCAAATGTTTTGTCAGGTAACAAATATGCTGGACTCGAAGGTTTTGTCTGGTACTGGAGCTCTCTGGACTTCAGAGTTCCGTTGCCTGTGTTGAATTAAACGTGATTTGATACAGAAAGTGAGATGTACTCTCTACTTGTGTTATCGGGCCAGCATTAAAACAGAAATGGCACTGAATTGTttcacatttttgtgagggcAGTGCCAATGAACTCAGCTGCTAGTCTGATGAAACCTCACGCAGGAAGATGTCTGAACTAGCGCAGGAGAccttaaaggggcagttcaccccaaaactgaaaaaaatatatgttttggAAGACTTTTGGCGCTGTCTATCCATCTaggttgttctgctgggagttgtttgGTTTTGGAAATGTTGGTCTTTGTAGTGAGCAGCTTAATGTAGGAACTATTTTCCTTGACCCAACTCCATACACCAGTCATATCACTGCACAGGTGGTCCGAGCACCCTGGGACTTTCTTCTGCGCAGTGATACGATTGGTGTGTGGTGTTAGGTCAAAGAAAATAGTTCCAACATTAAGCTGCTCACTAAAAAGTCTGTGGATTATCATAAGTAACCGGGTCATCATTTCTGGTAAGAaacattgctgttgaatttttctaaTGTGTTTTCTGGCACTTGAAACACCACAGACAGAATGCCGTCCAGTCCCATTATATTCGAGAGAAGACTGACGTTTCTACAGTCGACATCTCCAAAGCTAGGCACCAACACCCTTCTAAAACATCTTTTtacagttttggggtgaactgcccctttaagaAATGTCATTCTGTGCTTGTGAGTGCTATTTTCTTCTCAGTAGTACCCAGTTGAACCATTAGAGGGCGTTGCCgctgttttattaaatattattacAGCATAGTATTAGCGGTATTATTAAGTAGTCCAGTAAAACTCTCAAAGACAGATTTCACCCACAACGTTTATTTGCGACTCACTAAAGGGTATCCAGGAACCTAAGATTATATATTTCTAACCAAAATATGGTTTAATCGTCTTTGGTTTCATTTTAGGAAATCAAATATCCTTCTTGTCTCTAGGCAAATAGATGTGTTCATACTATATCTACGGAAACATTATTGGATTTGAAGAttccagaatgggggggggggggtgtttgatcACGGTTAGAGATGACCTCCCCTTGCAGGGGTGCCACTAGAGATTTTGGTACCAATGAAAGCAtatatagcccccccccccccccccccaccaagcagGCAGGGGTGTATGACTTCCTAGTCTTATACTCTGTACTTCACTGACCCCCTCTTACTTGGTAATTCAGTACACGTTAAACATCCACTCGTATGTTGCATTTACGTTTTGGTCCCGAGACCCTCATACCTCCACTCCCGTTGAGTTTGGCTTTCATGATTGGGCAGAACTCCCAGCCATACGTGCAAACCTAACCCAGAGCCTGAACAGCTGTGAAACGTATCCCTTGAGTCTAGGGTGACCACTCATCCGGATGTCATCCATACAGCCCGATATTCCAGCCCCCTATCCAGACTACTGTTGGGTGTCCTCTTTTTAGGACCCTTGTCCATTTTTCATCCTTGTCTCCCTGTCAACAATTAGTGCCATTCTCCCCAACCCCCAGTCTAAATGCTGTTCTCTTGAGTTATTTGGTTACTCTAACCAATAATTATTGCAGTAGTGAGTCTTAGTCCTCTTTTTTGGATGTGGGTGTCCTCCTCTTTGAGCCTTAGTCCTCCTTTTTGGACGTTGGTGTCCTCCTCTTTGAGCCTTAGTCCTCCGTTTTGGACGTGGGTGTCCTCTTTGAGCCTTAGTCTTCCTTTTTAGAGTTATGCCGGTGGCTGCCGTACTTGAGTCTGAATGTTAAATCACTGGCTTAGGCGCAACTGTTCAACCGACTACGATTCGTGCTTATTAGTGTGCCTGTTTTCCGTACGTCTGTGTCCGGACTGACGATCACTGCGTTCATTTTGGAGTTCTTCGTAAAGTCTTGTGATATTCACCAGATGTTGGGACTGGGTGAAATCACCACTACAATTTTCACAAAAACAGGTATGAAATGTgctgcgtgtttttttttttttgcgttagCACACAGCGAGCTGCGCGACACCTTATGACATGAGTGTATTTGGAAACCGGCAGCCACTTGTGCACATGAATATGCTTAAAAAGCCAGCTGCTATTTATATGTTAGTCACGTAAGCTGATGTTCAGAAGGCAGCTGCAGTGTTTCTTGGCACAGTTTGGACACACGACATGAAACCACACAGTGAGGGAAAATAGGTTATTTTTTTAGATGTTTTATCACACATAAACCTCTACTACAGCGTGACAGTTCGTGAATTTTATGCTCATTCCAGCGGAGTTTCTAGCTATCGAACAGATCAGGGGCTAatcaagtttacctggggcttgCCTTCAATTTATTCACTTATTTATTGGAGAAAGATTGAAATAGGGGCTAAAATACTGGGGCTAGGCTTAAAATACTCGAGGTTATACCCCCGAGTGATCGGAGCTAACGACGCTCATGGCTCATTCTGTAAATTTGCACCGATTTGCTTGCAAGCGATTAATCCCAATCTCATTTAATTGCAGGAAATTCAGGAAGTTTTGAGGATATTTACTTTTCGAGCCCCGCCCCCTTGAGACCTTTATGCTTTCTTCCCTGCTGATGAAATCTTACGTTTCCAGCGACTTTCTCTTGCTTGTAGGTTAGGAGACCGTCTGAGCAGTAAATTAGCAGTAGTGTTGAGATCGAGGGCTCCCGCGTTCCCATCCGAACCGAATCTGTCTGGCGGCGGAGGACAGGATTGCGTCCCTGCCCATGACGAGCCGTGTCTGAGAGGCATGCCGGAGAAGAGGGTGTCCCGCTGGTACTTCGGGGGCATCGCGTCCTGCGGAGCCGCCTGCTGCACACACCCGCTAGACCTAATCAAGGTAAAAGCATGATGAATGGAGGCTGTCAGCGTGAAACCAGGGCTGGCAGAGGGAGTTCACACTGACAGTCCGTTTGGGCAAATTAAAAATCAGAGAATCACTGAGACCAGCAATTTACAGATAGTGTCCAAATCGGGAGCCGCTTTAGAGAGCGCAGTCTGAGTCGCTCACTGAAGGTCACTGGTTAGTCCATCTTAAGCAGACAAGTGCTCTGCCCCAATATGTTGGTTCAACCGGAGACCCGTCGAATTTGATTTGTGATTTATTACGCTTTTCAGAATGCATTGGATGCGCAGACATCGCAGAACGCGAAATTTCCGACGCTATTCTACTTTTAAGGCACTTTTTATACCTCTTCTTTATACTAGCATTCTCAATAACGTGACcacttaataataattatacattttaattatatagcgcttttcgaGATCTCTCGAGATGCATCTGTAACAAACTTTATGAAATAGTTTAATCATTTATTGTCACCAACAGAGTGGCTCAATATCAACTGAGTATGACCCCTCCCCCTTCTTAGGATAATAACTGCGCGTGTGGTGATCACAGCAGAGCGGGTGGTTGCTGAGTTTTGGGTTTTGTGCGGGGTCTTTGGTCTCTGACATCTTGTTTTATGAATGTCGCTTCTGACTTTGAATGACAAGCCAGTTCATAGTACAGTATATTAAATAAAGAGTGAGGACAAAGGATTGCATGAAATAGAAGAAAGCTGTTCAACTGAAGATGGTCTCTAATTAACGGTTAATTTCAGTCGGGACCATTAATCAAGCACATCTGGTTATTCTGTTTGACGATGTGGTTTTATATTCAGTTTTCCGATGATTTTTAGATTTGACAGAAAATGAGGGTTGAAGGTTTTGCCCTTTTGCCTGTGAGAAGTGGCTGAAGTAGGAACATCAGACACGCATGCTGAGGCAAGAGGGAGGGATTGTGGGACGCGTAACCTTTACCCCAATAAACAGAGACACCGTGAAAGGTTAAGACGCGCTATTTCTCTGGTGTCAAATAACGGCTCGTCATGGAAGCTGGTTTTGATGCCATTAAACAAGacgctttgggggggggggcacagcccgTGGTATAAGACAAATTAGCACATTTTGAAAATAACTTTTTAAAATCACGAATAAGTCAGGGGCACCAGGTTTTCATTTTGTGGAAATATATTTTGTGCATGGATGCAAATTATTGGTATGATCTGAATATTTTTTATGTAGAAATGACTTGTTGTTTCAGCTCTTTGTGGTGCTGTGACAACGTGGAGCATGTTGGAAATCCACTCCAGAAGAGACTCTTGTGTGCTAACAGTGATTGAGTGATGTAATCCCATTCCCTATTCCTTACAACACCCTTTTAGATAACAGTAATCAGTGACTGAGAAGGCATGATGATCCTTTATGTGATTGGCCCACCAAGGTCATGTGCCTGCTGCTGACCCCGCCCTCCCGGTCCCCAGGTGCACCTGCAGACGCAGCAGGAGGTCAAGCTGAGGATGACGGGGATGGCTGTTTCCGTGGTGCGCCACCAAGGGGTCCTGGCGCTCTACAGCGGCCTCAGTGCTTCCCTCTGCAGGCAGGTTGGTGTCACATCTCCTCAAGGAACAAAATACTGGTAATGGCAGGAGTGACGCTTCCCAAACTCCATTTCTGATCAGCTACTTTATTGATACCTATTGGGTCAAACCAGGCAGTGATTGGCTGAGCACGGTAATCCCACCTACTGTCAGTTTCCAAGTCTGACTCATTTCACAATAACACTTAGCTTATAATGAAATATGTATGGAGTGGCAAAGTAGTTCAGCAGGTGGCCCTGTTGCCCCCCACCtccaaacaaaaccttggtctggatttttacattctggacctgaaatgcacCTTAGAACCAGTCAGGATATTTTGCCAAATCGGTTTCCCTCGATTTGACGGAAGTATAAAGAACAACAGACGTGATTGTTGCGATAGGCGGCTGTTTTAAGGATGCTGGTCTGGTTGTGTAGGCTTGCGCCACTGACAGTCCCTGTAATGACTCTGAGTACAGATGTCATACTCAATGACCCGCTTTGCCATCTATGAGACGGTGCGCGACACGATGACCAGCGGAAACCAGGGCCCGATTCCGTTCTACCAGAAAGTACTGCTGGCGGCCTTTggaggtgagtgtgtgtgtggtataagTCAGTGGGGACCTCACCGTTGACGGGGTCCTTTGGTGCCATTGGCTGAAGCATTTAGCGATGCACCAATCTCTCATCCTCATGACCCTGATAGGCTGTCTTTTTGCCCCGCCCTCAGGGCTCATTGGTGGTTTCATAGGGACCCCAGCAGACATGGTCAATGTCAGGTGAGTCACGGTGGCTGAATGGGTGGCACCCTTCCCTTGTGGGTTTGAATTCCACACCCCCTCAGCGTATCTGGAGCTCCGCCCACGTCACACCACTGTCCCAGGATGTACAATTAGGCTAACTTGGCATCTCTAAAATGCCTGTAGTGCATGGTTGTGTATGTGACCTGGCATCACCAGGCTCCAGGCACCCCTTATTCTCACCAGAATAAGCCATTAAAAGGTAAATGGATGGGAAAACTTGCATTTTCCGAACACTCTAGACTCTAGAGTGATGCAAAATAGCTGTAATTCACAGAATATCCACTAGGTGTCAGTGATACCACGTGAAAGGTTGGTATGGTTTGTGGTTTTTATAAGCACGTCGGACGGTAATCGGTTATGTCTTTGTGTCAGTAGATAAATACTTGTCTGTGAAGGGAACAAGGGAAAATTTCTTTTACAGGATGCAGAATGATGTGAAGCTGCCACCACAACTCAGGAGAAAGTGAGTATTTCAGGTTTCAGAGCAAAAACGGAACTTATCTTGTGCTCTGGTCACATGCAACTGTGGAAGCTGCAGCTGTTCCGCCCGGTTGCTGAGCCATTTGTTTCTGTTTCACAGCTATGCACATGTGCTGGATGGACTCATTCGAGTCTGGAAAGAAGGTAAGATACAGATGTTGGGGTCTGAGTAGGGCGTGGTCTGGATGGGGCGTGGTCTGGATGGGGCGTGGTCTGGGTGGGGCGTGGTCTGAGCGGGGCGTGGTCTGGGTGGGGCGTGGTCTGGGTGGGGCGTGGTCTGAGTGGGGCGGAGCTATGCATTGACCCTGCAATTGGATTAGTTAGCTGAGGTGGGATTCGAGTGGGTcaaagcctgcatgaggtagctGGGGTCAGAGTGCGCTGGAGTCTAAGTGGCCAGGGGCTGGTTCCTTCAGAAAGATTTACCGCTAGCAGTCCGCGTGTCCATTGGTAGGATCCACACCACTGTGTCTGTCTCCACAGAAGGAGTCATGAAGCTTTTCTCTGGAGCCACGATGGCATCCAGCAGGGGGGCCATGGTCACCGTGGGGCAGGTGATGGAGCactgacgtgtgtgtgtgcgtgaagcAGATACACTGTATTCTGCGTTCTAACATACCTGCCTGTGCGTAGCTGTCCTGTTATGACCAGGCGAAGCAGCTGGTCCTCGGCGCCGGGGTCATGTCCGACAACATCGCCACCCACTTCCTGGCCAGTCTGATCGCAGTACGTGCTCCTTTTCTGATTCCGACCAGTGAAGGCCTGTATTAATCAGCCCCACTTTAATGACTGACTGaagaggtcatgtgactgattCACCACCAACATCACTTCCCTCCACTCTCTGCATAGGGTGGCTGTGCTACCGTCCTGTGTCAGCCGCTCGACGTGATGAAGACTCGACTGATGAATTCTAATGGAGAATATAGGGTGAGGCTGCAAGgcagcgtgtgcctgtgtgtgttacgccctctagtggcccggtGAGTGACCCTATTCCCGGTACTGCAGGGAGTCGTTCACTGTTTGAGGGACACAGCTCGACTGGGACCGCTGGCTTTCTACAAGGTATGGAGGCTTGTCGAACTGCGTGGTTTTCGCGCTTGCCTTCCAGTGCCCTTAGCAGGCTGCGCTTTTCGCTCTGACCAGCTGACCAATCGCATTGCAGGGTCTGGTTCCCGCTGGAATCCGACTCATCCCCCACACAGTTCTCACCTTCGTCTTCCTTGAGCAGCTACGCATCCACTTCGGCATCCTCGTCGTCACATGACCTCCCGGGCTCCTCCCCACGACCCACCCAGCCTGTCCTCGGTCTGCCTCCGAATCACTCCCCAGGGCACTGGGGGCCTGCCGCTATAATTGGAAATTCCAAACTGAAAATACAGAAGATAGACAATGGCTACGTTAATTTCCCAGATCCGTCCCTGGAAGATTCCACGGGAGAGATGCCACTACAGGCATTTATTGCCAGGCAGACAGGATTACTCTTTGGTTGCCTTGGGGTCAACCTGGGTCAACCTTCACCTCGGCGCCACTTACGCCTTGGATTCCAGTCACATGATGGATTCCGTTACCAGCACCAACCTCTGTCTCAGACCTCTGCCAACTTCCTAATCTGTTTTCTTAGGAAAATAATGCAAGATTGCCTCTGTTTGGTGATATGATTCCGGAATCTCGTGACACTACCTAGTATCTACAAACCTTTCCAGTCCTTCAAACTTCTGTTCATTAAACGTATCATGCAATCTCTCCCTTTATAAGTCCATTTTCTAAATGGACTGTCTGTTAATATTGTCAGCATGTCATTATGAAAGTAGACCTGTAGGGGGCGTTGGGGTTCAGTGCAGATGCCCGGGCTTTCTGTGTGGGCTTGGTGAACAATGTGCGTTTCAGACCAGGCTGCCTATCTCTCCCTTTGATCGGCCTGGCCCCTGTTCTAGCAGCTTCAGTGATGCTCACCTCTCTGTCACAGTGCAGAAGGTCCTCTGGGCATCAGAGTTGTTGAGCCCAGGTCTTGTTGGTGACCATCTAAGGAAAGATAGATGTGTGGTCTGGAGCTTATCAGTACAATTATGTACTTGTCTGTGTCACGATAAAGGTCATATATGCAACAGATAAACACACTTATGCCAGAGGCGTTGTCTCACTGGTGGGTGTATCAATGTCTGAAAATTGTTTATGTCTGTGATGTTTAAGCCCTTTTTAAACACTCCTGAGACATACAGTGTTAATGGGATTCTTGCTCTCGTTGACACATGACTGTATTTCCAAGTCAGGTGATTTTCACACCATGTGCATGACAGCTAATTTGGAGAGCAGGTAGACTCTGGACAGCTTAGAGAACAGGAACATTCTGGAACATTCTGATTTGCTCTGTCTTTGGCTTCAGTTTTGGAACTAAAGTGATTTAGAGAATACAGTGAGTAGTGGTATTCTGTCTGCTTTCACACGAACCCCGTTTGGTGTCCTGGTCTATGAAGCACTACGGCGGACGCTGGCTAGATTCTCTGACACCCTGTCACCCCTCGGTCACCCCACCTTACTTTGTCACAGCATTACCTGGAAGGCAGAAcaacaatcatttaaaaaccCCGGCTTTGGCAGAAATTCAGGTACATCATTTCATTTAGAGGGAATCGGCAGGACTTACCAGCTGCTctgtatataaacctttttttcTCCCCAAACAGCTGCAGATTTTATCGTTAAAGATCAAAGAATCCTGTTAATTTATCTTCTTTTTTTGACGGGGGAGCTTACATTTCACACTGTCGTATTTACAAGACTGGTCCTCCTCGTAAGATTAATTATGGCCAAATTATGCAGCCGGCACATTGCAAAGCATAAAGACACTTTAACCCcagcattctttttttttttaattgggcCCGATTTACCCgaaaaaaagcaaacagacTGGGAACACGCTGTAGCCAAAATGGCGGAGCGTCAAAGAAAAATTAATGCTTGGAAAATCTATGAAGAGAGAGGCCAGAGGAAAGCAAACTGTGATTGGAAGATGAATTTTTGGTCAGTTTTCTTGAAAAGCTACCAAAACTATGAAAAGGTCAGTGTCTCTTGATTTTAGCAGGCAGTAATGTAACATAGATACGTTAAAAATTGACTGGATatgttaaatatttaatgttaaATCAGTTTTTTTGAAGGCTGCCTTTGTTAGTGAGAGTCACTGAACCTCTAACCAGCGTTAATGACTCAAACTAACCCCACTTTCCACATTCTGCTATAAATGTAGATCCCATTAAACGAATTCCAAAGGTACCATGAAATATTCCTTCCCTTCATCTGTGTGTGAGCTgaccctgtctgcttttctctgaCACATATCAAGATTATGGAAACACTGTGCACTCTCCTTTAAAAAGACATAATAATGTTCTTCAGTCCCTTTGAGGTAAAACTAAAAACACAGCATGTGTTGGTTATGTAAATTCGATTTCCATGTTGTTGTTTATAAGGGAAAActtcttctgaagatgaacAAGCATAAAGTCTGTGTGGTTATGTGTGAGAAACCAGTTTCTTAAGGTATGCTGCTCTCTTGTTGTCCAGTATGAAGATCCCTGACATGTTGGTCTCGGAGAAGTTATCTAATCGCAGGTTGTCAGAGGTGTTGTGGAGGTGAGCTATGGTAGTAGCACCtccagaccagcagagggcgcttaCAAATTGGTCCTTAAAGCACAAAACGGCACATAATTTTTCTAAGTATCGCCAAAGTTCATTTTCACTGCCGTGCAGGCATTAATTTTGCTGAAAAACTAAAGTTAACGGCTTACTGTTAGTTTTGGAATAAAACTTTGTGTTTTCGTGTATTTAGAGAAGTACTCTTCAGCGTGATAAAGTTTTTTAACAGAGTGAGGGAGCAATTTCAGAATTCTCAGGCCATTTGTAAAACATGTAGGGTTGTTGATTTTGCAGTTAACTCCAATTTGGGTCCATCTGGCAGGAGCTGGTCCCTTCCTATAAAAGCATCGCGCTCTGAGCTCTGCCCCCATCCTCACAGTCATCGCCCATGTTTTCCTGCACTCTAATACAGCAGACAGGGCCTTTGGGATAACTGCCATTAAGATAGAAAATTGGAGCTAATGAATGCACCAGAAATTGCGCTAATTCCTCTCAGAGAACCGGACTCCTGCTCTAATACTATCTCCGTAGACCTCTGTGCTCTTTGCTGATTGGGGCATTTAGTCAGAGGCTGATAGCTGATAGACTCGCAAAAAAAGCCATTTGCTCAGTGATTACATTCAGTTATGATTCTTCATATATCTATAtgcatcactgtaaaaccctAATATAGCCTTGTTATAGTCATTATGGTCCGATTAAACGATAGTTAGCATTCTAGCAGTTAACTTCTCAGGTGAACAAAACAACTTCAAACCGTGACATTACTACTAACTCAAACTCAAATTTGCTTTATAACACACTGGAAGTGTCCTCCTGTCCAAGGTCCAGGTAGAATCACATATCATTGCCGTAGGACAAGAAGTGGGAAAGATTGGATCCATAACGGCCTTTTCCTCTCCTCTCGGTCTTCGGGCAGAGGCAGGGTCAAAGGGAGATGTTGAGGGATCGAGAACCAGATGAGTGCACCGGGGCTGGCTTTGGTGGGGATGGAGCTTGGCTGGAAGTTAGACGGTACCTGCAATGCAGGCCGGAGTAACAAAAGCACCGGGATACCAGAAGACCCAAGGTTTCATTCCGTCACACGCATGAGCCCCAttgaagttaatgacacataaATTGCTCCCATCCTATTCGTTAAAAATCTGCCTGAGCTCCTAACTCCAGATGCCACTAAACTGCACAGGTAACATACTGGTTAAGGACATAGACTATCAATTTATGTAAAGGTCAGAGCCCTGATTCCAGCTCTTTAAACAGGTACTCAACCTGTAGATTGGGGAAGAGTGCCCCCACG
This window encodes:
- the LOC125717604 gene encoding mitochondrial dicarboxylate carrier-like, which produces MPEKRVSRWYFGGIASCGAACCTHPLDLIKVHLQTQQEVKLRMTGMAVSVVRHQGVLALYSGLSASLCRQMSYSMTRFAIYETVRDTMTSGNQGPIPFYQKVLLAAFGGLIGGFIGTPADMVNVRMQNDVKLPPQLRRNYAHVLDGLIRVWKEEGVMKLFSGATMASSRGAMVTVGQLSCYDQAKQLVLGAGVMSDNIATHFLASLIAGGCATVLCQPLDVMKTRLMNSNGEYRGVVHCLRDTARLGPLAFYKGLVPAGIRLIPHTVLTFVFLEQLRIHFGILVVT